The following coding sequences are from one Primulina eburnea isolate SZY01 chromosome 15, ASM2296580v1, whole genome shotgun sequence window:
- the LOC140815353 gene encoding uncharacterized protein — protein MSVFHVPGAFSSCHSQLDMNVLQETISYNVIHINSLIHNVSSIVPSRSLYHRKQKICSFSKNFVNQFKIQRFSHQVTSKRWLCRSQDSISPENEYRSSRNIAISLLRRYRSFVERGGGDNLKEFIIAGVNSYALGCTDEGLRKELTDMKESGVEIEAMQAYGGSTSLKYKIISQEIDECILWLGIVFITILCTPQPTVVRWSSTPSVSDKMLLQWKGFCAIIANAYYMRGMAWLPVKTLQLEQMAVMGNAEEPSVVASRMRLVFSTLEVVSPQWPRV, from the exons ATGTCGGTATTTCACGTACCTGGAGCCTTTAGCAGTTGCCACTCTCAGTTGGATATGAATGTGCTACAAGAGACTATTTCTTACAATGTAATACATATTAATTCATTGATTCATAACGTCAGTTCTATAGTTCCGTCTAGGAGCCTTTATCATAGAAAACAGAAGATCTGCTCTTTTTCTAAGAATTTTGTTAATCAATTCAAAATCCAACGCTTCTCACACCAAGTTACTTCAAAGAGATGGCTG TGCCGTTCCCAAGATTCCATTTCACCTGAAAATGAGTATCGCTCATCACGCAATATAGCAATCAGCTTGTTAAGGCGATACCGTAGTTTTGTTGAGCGTGGAGGAGGTGACAACCTAAAA GAGTTCATTATCGCCGGTGTTAATTCTTATGCATTGGGATGCACTGATGAGGGCTTGAGGAAAGAACTTACTGATATGAAGGAATCTGGTGTCGAAATTGAAGCAATGCAGGCTTATGGAGGCAGTACAAGcttaaaatacaagattatCTCCCAAGAA ATTGATGAATGCATCTTATGGCTGGGCATTGTGTTTATAACAATTCTTTGTACACCACAACCAACTGTAGTTCGATGGTCATCCACGCCTTCAGTGTCAGATAAGATGCTGCTCCAATGGAAGGGTTTCTGTGCAATCATAGCGAATGCATACTACATGAGAGGAATGGCTTG GCTTCCTGTGAAGACTCTCCAACTGGAACAAATGGCAGTAATGGGGAACGCAGAAGAGCCATCAGTTGTTGCTAGCCGTATGAGACTAGTATTTAGCACCCTTGAG GTCGTGAGTCCACAATGGCCAAGAGTATAA